Proteins found in one Lycium ferocissimum isolate CSIRO_LF1 chromosome 6, AGI_CSIRO_Lferr_CH_V1, whole genome shotgun sequence genomic segment:
- the LOC132060071 gene encoding protein SHORT ROOT IN SALT MEDIUM 1: protein MYPSRGSNNPYGQHTYSSQSTYGQTLGHGYSGSSAGGPERSSQVPTSSQHSSMLGTPQDAEMSAYRAHSHHPSAVSNYGGQYSSVYGSTAQQMPTIAGKGSGSSALESRSGFGVDSPKFTAGDYVSSSHGYGQKAELQYSDRVSDYPTLDRRQYGERHSSYAGRDLTSEQASRYPDSLSFGQKHQAERYEHMDQASIIRQEQILLKSQALQSTSIDGGSGQVDYLAARSAAVRHAAQDPIAYSGRIDSDPRTLSALPGSLLSGQHAPSILGAAPQRAVEDVMYVQSSTNPGYGVSLPPGRDYGMGKGLHATSVDSDYPSSALARAGHSRLDDYKDDRVYSRELERREKDRHSSREREKDRERAKDRERERDRERERDKERERERQRQRERDRERALERKEKEKDHERKRGAEIKHDRTPPRSSRDRRGRSLTKGSKSSRRESPRPESLHRRHSPVKRREYFCKVYSSSLVEVERDYLSLDRRYPRLFISPESSVVVNWPKGNLKLSLQTPVSFEHDFVEGEAATALKRLSSKPSAGEPEKSGHGMTIWNAKMLLMSGLSRNSLEELSSDRNYDDRIPHICNMLRFAVLKLENSLMTIGGQWDSVDGGDPSCDDSLIRTALRHAKDIAHLDLKNCQQWNRFLEIHYERVGKDGRFSHKEVTVYFVPDLSECLPSLESWRENWFTQKKAIAERERELALRKEKSGEKERQKDAKRGPKSEKKSASGQSADGSKKDNDGKLKENTPDKEGSKKKGGESKQALETCKVGNDNAELNPGESAAIETDSSAKSVKKRVIKRIVKQKISNKKDLETTPKVNDKVESKETGEGNLSAEIASPQVGASANPPVKTFTRKKIVKKVPVAKTPKEDGLKSPDAEGVKEAESSEDKGNSKTDGDGTSVKQDAVVKKTVKRKIIKRVPKRKAASTAAKDGVTGGDSLKDDVKEEKSVQAESEVPNVGDNNAKNAENVNVVNQEPKVSPKTKSKIANVKQESKEEKKTEELNLAGSKKESEADKHKSSQNDDRLKLKGKEDPKEQTEKKNQDGKVLSKSKSTKEIKEKKSEDPPRHPGFFLQTQGSKDMKLRSLSLSLDSLLDYTDKDIEESRFELSLVAESLYEMLYYDMASRLLTFLQKLRSKFLIKRNQQKRQREESSKKKSEEKSAKRAKTDEPMEDAKSTKTESQGKHDQGDEKSPVKEEATSLNNAEETMISNEDANDDSEMDEDPEEDPEEESEVQDTSPQDGQAKEAKDNAKEMQTDADNGGELPGNGKDEGASEIKQNLKSGSKEETTKVDKNTRTTKGEVNKELLQAFRFFDRNRAGFVRVEDMRLILHNLGKFLSHRDVKELVQSALIESNTGRDDRILYKKLIDMDL from the exons ATGTATCCTTCTCGAGGAAGTAATAATCCATACGGACAACATACGTATTCTTCGCAATCAACCTACGGCCAAACT TTGGGACATGGTTACTCCGGAAGTTCTGCTGGAGGGCCTGAGAGGTCCTCTCAAGTACCCACAAGTTCACAGCATTCCTCGATGTTAGGAACCCCCCAAGATGCAGAAATGAGTGCTTACAGAGCTCACAGTCATCATCCATCAGCAGTGTCTAATTATGGTGGGCAATATAGCTCTGTGTATGGTTCCACTGCTCAGCAG ATGCCCACAATTGCTGGAAAAGGATCTGGGTCATCAGCTTTGGAAAGTCGCAGCGGCTTTGGTGTGGATTCGCCAAAGTTCACGGCAGGTGACTATGTTTCATCCAGCCATGGATATGGCCAGAAAGCTGAACTACAGTATTCTGATAGGGTTTCTGATTATCCAACCCTTGATAGACGCCAATATGGTGAACGACATAGCTCTTATGCGGGGAGAGATCTGACAAGTGAGCAAGCCAGTCGATATCCTGATTCACTTTCTTTTGGTCAGAAGCATCAG GCTGAAAGATATGAGCATATGGATCAAGCATCTATAATACGGCAAGAGCAAATACTACTGAAGTCTCAGGCATTGCAATCTACTTCCATTGATGGAGGATCTGG ACAAGTTGATTATCTTGCAGCAAGGAGTGCTGCTGTTCGTCATGCAGCCCAAGATCCCATAGCTTATAGTGGCAGAATCGACTCAGATCCTCGCACTTTATCAGCGTTACCTGGATCATTACTTTCTGGGCAACATGCTCCCTCTATCCTAGGGGCGGCACCGCAAAGAGCTGTTGAGGACGTCATGTATGTTCAAAGTTCTACAAATCCTGGTTATGGAGTGAGCCTGCCTCCAGGTAGAGACTATGGGATGGGGAAGGGACTTCATGCAACCTCGGTTGACTCTGACTATCCTAGCAGCGCGTTGGCACGTGCTGGCCACTCAAGGTTAGATGATTATAAGGATGACAGAGTCTACTCTCGTGAGCTTGAACGACGGGAGAAAGACCGACATTCTTCACGCGAGCGAGAGAAAGATCGAGAAAGGGCGAAAGATCGAGAAAGGGAACGGGATCGAGAACGAGAACGAGACAAGGAACGAGAGCGAGAACGTCAGCGACAAAGAGAGCGTGATCGTGAACGTGCTTTGGAACGTAAGGAGAAGGAAAAAGATCATGAGCGCAAACGTGGAGCTGAAATAAAGCATGACCGAACACCTCCCAGGAGTTCTAGGGATCGACGAGGACGCTCTTTGACCAAGGGCAGTAAATCTTCACGACGAGAATCTCCACGTCCTGAATCTTTGCATAG GCGTCATTCACCTGTTAAAAGGAGGGAGTATTTCTGCAAG GTTTATTCATCCAGTTTGGTTGAAGTTGAGAGGGATTATCTGTCACTGGATAGGCGGTATCCCAGACTTTTCATATCTCCAGAAAGCTCG GTGGTTGTAAATTGGCCAAAAGGGAATCTTAAGCTTTCTTTGCAAACCCCTGTCAG TTTTGAGCATGATTTTGTTGAAGGAGAGGCTGCAACAGCTCTGAAACGACTTTCATCGAAACCATCTGCTGGTGAACCTGAAAAATCAGGACATGGGATGACTATATGGAACGCAAAG ATGCTTTTGATGAGTGGTCTCAGCAGAAACTCTCTGGAAGAGTTGTCATCCGATCGAAACTATGATGACCGAATACCGCACATTTGCAATATGCTTAGGTTTGCTGTTCTTAAGCTGGAAAATTCTTTAATGACTATAGGGGGCCAGTGGGATAGTGTTGATGGTGGGGATCCATCATGTGATGACTCTTTGATTCGGACAGCTCTTAG ACATGCAAAGGACATAGCTCACCTTGATTTGAAGAACTGCCAGCAGTGGAACCGTTTCCTTGAG ATACACTATGAAAGAGTTGGGAAGGATGGGCGGTTCAGTCATAAAGAAGTCACTGTTTACTTCGTTCCAGACTTGTCTGAATGCCTCCCTTCATTGGAATCATGGCGTGAGAACTGGTTTACTCAAAAAAAGGCTATTGCTGAGAGAGAAAGGGAACTTGCTCTGAGGAAAGAG AAATCCGGAGAGAAGGAAAGACAGAAAG ATGCTAAGCGGGGTCCCAAGTCAGAGAAGAAATCTGCATCTGGACAGTCTGCAGACGGAAGCAAGAAGGACAATGATGGCAAACTGAAAGAGAATACACCTGATAAAGAAGGGTCTAAGAAAAAAGGTGGAGAGAGTAAACAAGCTCTTGAAACTTGTAAGGTGGGGAATGATAATGCTGAACTGAATCCAGGAGAAAGTGCTGCTATTGAAACTGATAGTAGTGCAAAGTCAGTTAAGAAGAGAGttataaaaagaattgttaaaCAGAAGATCTCCAATAAGAAAGACTTGGAAACCACACCGAAAGTGAATGATAAGGTGGAGAGTAAAGAAACTGGGGAAGGAAATTTGAGCGCAGAGATTGCTTCTCCCCAGGTTGGAGCATCTGCTAACCCTCCTGTTAAAACTTTTACAAGGAAGAAAATTGTTAAGAAGGTTCCCGTGGCGAAAACTCCAAAAGAGGATGGGTTGAAATCTCCTGATGCGGAAGGTGTCAAGGAGGCGGAATCTTCAGAAGATAAGGGAAATAGTAAAACTGATGGTGATGGTACTTCTGTCAAGCAGGACGCTGTTGTGAAGAAAACAgttaagagaaaaataattaagaggGTTCCCAAACGAAAAGCAGCATCTACAGCTGCCAAAGATGGGGTCACTGGTGGTGATAGTCTCAAAGATGATGTGAAAGAGGAGAAATCAGTTCAAGCTGAAAGTGAGGTGCCAAATGTGGGTGATAATAATGCGAAAAATGCGGAGAATGTGAATGTTGTTAACCAAGAACCGAAGGTTAGccctaaaacaaaatcaaaaatagcTAACGTGAagcaagaaagtaaagaagaaaaaaaaactgaggAGTTAAATCTTGCTGGGTCCAAGAAAGAATCCGAAGCAGACAAGCATAAAAGTTCTCAAAATGATGACCGTTTAAAGctaaaaggaaaggaagaccCCAAAGAACAAACAGAAAAGAAGAATCAGGATGGGAAAGTCCTTTCGAAGAGCAAATCAACAAAAGagatcaaagaaaagaaaagtgaagATCCTCCTCGGCACCCTGGATTTTTTCTTCAAACACAAGGGAGCAAGGATATGAAG TTGCGATCATTGTCTCTTTCACTGGATTCTTTGTTGGATTATACTGATAAGGATATTgaagaatcaagatttgag CTTTCACTCGTCGCGGAATCCCTGTATGAAATGCTTTACTATGACATGGCTTCTCGTCTCTTAACTTTTCTTCAG AAATTGCGCTCAAAGTTTTTGATCAAGCGAAACCAGCAGAAAAGACAGAGAGAAGAATCATCCAAGAAGAAAAGTGAGGAAAAATCAGCCAAGCGTGCAAAGACAGATGAACCTATGGAGGATGCCAAATCTACTAAAACTGAGTCACAAGGCAAACATGATCAAGGGGATGAGAAATCACCTGTCAAGGAAGAGGCTACTTCGCTAAATAATGCTGAAGAGACAATGATATCAAATGAAGATGCGAATGATGACTCTGAAATGGATGAAGATCCGGAGGAAGATCCAGAGGAAGAATCAGAAGTGCAGGACACAAGCCCACAGGATGGCCAGGCTAAGGAGGCAAAG GACAATGCTAAGGAAATGCAAACTGATGCTGATAATGGAGGTGAACTGCCTGGAAACGGCAAGGATGAAGGAGCTTCTGAGATAAAACAAAATCTAAAATCAGGCAGCAAAGAAGAGACAACAAAGGTGGACAAAAATACTAGAACTACTAAGGGTGAGGTTAACAAAGAACTGCTGCAG GCTTTCAGGTTTTTTGACCGAAACCGAGCGGGATTTGTTAGG GTTGAAGACATGAGATTAATCCTCCACAACTTGGGGAAATTCCTTTCTCACAGGGATGTCAAG GAACTTGTGCAAAGTGCTCTTATAGAGAGCAACACTGGGAGAGATGACCGCATTCTCTACAAGAAGTTGATCGACATGGACTTGTGA
- the LOC132060068 gene encoding uncharacterized protein LOC132060068 has product MDDRTVLDKGGKRQLPGWMFATSAADQLKEKVQTDHVDNNDNTEEKIVTKRRKNRKITDKKEAFTEESTTQIPICQTTKRSRRKLNLPNDDCNDECGLTGSECDRMKVNCDGPLPMLRRQKQKTKNSKIEEGAEMEETITEASDKSGLRKRKHSRVKENSNEAGPSSRRQKQKAKNSRNGNCADVEESTPKTDDEDLTVEDLMSIAEEYAGDDDEDLTVEDLMSIAKEYVNESEQAASSKEKSGPMEDAISMSLGSLSDIEVDNQSLRRETNFDSISIQERTIGDAPPKVKMSENPTQDMLDLFLGPLLKKTHEEKRVEQVREEMNFACDLNKNKQSDPSGDRPVVVKKKSSLKDKVALLLD; this is encoded by the exons atgGATGATCGGACTGTTCTTGACAAGGGTGGAAAAAGGCAGTTGCCTGGGTGGATGTTTGCTACGTCTGCTGCTGATCAATTAAAGGAAAAAGTCCAGACTGATCATGTAGACAATAATGATAATACAGAGGAGAAGATTGTTACCAAGAGGCGGAAAAACAGAAAGATTACAGATAAAAAGGAAGCATTCACTGAGGAGTCAACTACTCAGATTCCAATATGTCAAACAACAAAAAGAAGCAGAAGAAAGTTAAACCTACCAAATGATGATTGTAATGATGAATGCGGTTTAACGGGGAGTGAATGTGACAGGATGAAGGTAAATTGTGATGGACCGTTGCCTATGTTGAGGAGACAGAAACAGAAAACGAAGAATTCCAAGATTGAGGAAGGTGCTGAGATGGAAGAGACAATAACAGAAGCAAGTGATAAAAGTGGCTTAAGGAAGAGAAAACACAGCAGGGTGAAGGAAAATTCTAATGAAGCTGGCCCTAGTTCAAGGAGGCAGAAACAGAAAGCAAAGAATTCTAGGAATGGGAATTGCGCTGATGTTGAAGAGTCAACACCAAAAACAGATGATGAGGATTTGACTGTTGAAGATCTAATGAGCATAGCAGAAGAG TATGctggtgatgatgatgaagatttgACCGTAGAAGATTTAATGAGCATAGCTAAAGAG TATGTGAATGAGAGCGAGCAAGCTGCATCAAGCAAAGAAAAAAGTGGTCCAATGGAGGATGCTATTTCCATGTCATTAGGCTCGTTAAGTGACATTGAAGTTGACAATCAATCGTTGAGAAGAGAAACAAATTTTGATAGTATTTCAATTCAAGAGAGAACAATTGGTGATGCTCCTCCTAAGGTTAAGATGTCCGAGAATCCTACCCAAGACATGTTAGATTTGTTTTTGGGCCCCCTATTAAAGAAAACTCACGAGGAGAAGAGAGTTGAACAAGTTagagaagaaatgaattttgCTTGTGATCTAAACAAGAATAAACAAAGTGATCCTTCTGGGGATCGGCCAGTTGTTGTAAAGAAGAAGAGCAGTCTCAAGGACAAGGTAGCTCTGCTTCTTGACTAA